From one Streptomyces sp. CA-210063 genomic stretch:
- the pcaDC gene encoding bifunctional 3-oxoadipate enol-lactonase/4-carboxymuconolactone decarboxylase PcaDC, which yields MTDKLLNHRAEGPASAPPLLLGPSLGTSTKLWDKVAPDLSITHRVIRWDLPGHGDSPAGLITPGATVADLAGLVLALADSLGIERFAYAGVSLGGAVGLHLAAHHPERVASLAVICSSAHFNGAKPWRERAELVRREGLAGVAETANSRWFTPGFTVPELVDDHRDADPDAYAACCDALAAFDIREDLSRITAPTLLIAGRQDPATPPAHLREIADAVPGSSLTEISGASHLAPAERPEAVLAALRGHFDGYAKRGMEVRRQVLGDTHVDRAQSRQTPFTARFQDFISRYAWGEIWTDPTLSRRERSMITLTALVAHGHYDELAMHVRAARRNGLTPEEIGAVLLQTAVYCGVPAANSAFAAAQRVLAEEDGEQA from the coding sequence TTGACGGACAAGCTGCTCAACCACCGTGCGGAGGGCCCTGCTTCCGCTCCTCCGCTGCTGCTCGGCCCTTCCCTCGGCACCTCCACCAAGCTGTGGGACAAGGTGGCGCCCGACTTGTCGATCACGCACCGGGTGATCCGCTGGGACCTGCCGGGACACGGCGACTCCCCCGCCGGCCTGATCACCCCGGGCGCGACGGTCGCCGATCTGGCCGGACTCGTGCTGGCCCTGGCGGACTCGCTGGGCATCGAGCGGTTCGCGTACGCGGGCGTGTCCCTCGGCGGCGCGGTCGGGCTGCACCTCGCCGCGCACCACCCGGAGCGGGTCGCGTCCCTCGCCGTGATCTGCTCCTCGGCCCACTTCAACGGCGCCAAGCCGTGGCGGGAGCGCGCCGAGCTGGTGCGCCGGGAGGGGCTGGCCGGGGTCGCCGAGACGGCGAACTCCCGTTGGTTCACGCCCGGGTTCACGGTGCCGGAGCTGGTCGACGACCATCGCGACGCCGACCCGGACGCGTACGCGGCCTGCTGTGACGCGCTCGCCGCGTTCGACATCCGCGAGGACCTGTCGAGGATCACCGCGCCGACCCTTCTCATCGCCGGCCGGCAGGACCCGGCGACACCGCCCGCGCATCTGCGGGAGATCGCGGACGCGGTGCCGGGGTCGTCCCTCACGGAGATCTCCGGCGCCTCCCATCTCGCCCCGGCCGAACGCCCGGAGGCCGTACTGGCCGCGCTGCGCGGGCACTTCGACGGCTACGCGAAGCGCGGTATGGAGGTGCGCCGCCAGGTCCTCGGGGACACGCACGTGGACCGCGCGCAGTCCCGGCAGACACCCTTCACGGCACGCTTCCAGGACTTCATCTCCCGCTACGCCTGGGGCGAGATCTGGACCGACCCGACGCTGTCCCGCCGCGAGCGCAGCATGATCACGCTGACCGCGCTGGTGGCCCACGGCCACTACGACGAGCTGGCCATGCATGTCCGGGCGGCCCGCCGCAACGGCCTCACCCCGGAGGAGATCGGTGCCGTACTCCTCCAGACCGCCGTGTACTGCGGCGTCCCGGCGGCGAACTCGGCGTTCGCGGCGGCTCAGCGCGTGCTCGCCGAGGAGGACGGGGAGCAGGCCTGA
- a CDS encoding ATP-binding protein produces MTEARPDAAASASLWERDAEIAVITQAIDELRADKASPGSVLVFSGEAGIGKTALLTEARRIAEERGCTAWYARGGETVTSVPFNVVRQLLQPALLGLLEGETRDYLGDWYDIAGPALGLVEPGGTPADPQHVCDGIVAAVNRLARRTWPLVLLIDDAHWADQETLHWLSELTGRLTEMCVLVVVARRPGEATGERARHLQSVAADAAPVTRISALTPEAAAGLTRTAVGEHADDAFCREVWAVTGGNPYLTVELLAKVKDSQLDPVEDSAAKLRALNNTARGDGLVARLEKLGVEATRFAWAAAILHTGITVDIVARLASLSRDTAKECADLLTQARILTEPDPANRQVDDGDLEFVHPLIATAVYDSIPPGVRTAFHGVAATVVTESGRGPAAASRHLIEVHPDGEADLVEQLRAAATEHLAVGAPDAARRCLERALKEPPLPDVRASVLYELGCATLLTSPATTVEYLRSALAEPGLDSAERVDAVFRLSQVLLHNDQLEEAVRTVDAEAARLEPGPARMRLQAAHYMWEVIHADVELSPTRSRELAALAATCTGNDNSERALLILRGFDAVARGENAEEVVEFCDRALVNGRLAPGLGWTDSEWGIELLLMLAIAYAYADRLDRAESLYTEALRTYETAGWTGGHLALAHAYVGHGHRMRGRLKDAEKSLRKSLAYAERVGRGLPLHWTSTCNLVDTLLARGHVQEAWNVAEEQRFAPPYPSTIVLPDPRSVRGRLLLAVGRTKDGINELEAAEKAAAARGHHNTVIAPWGGDLARALASEDPRRAAELAVTVRRRAERLGTDTAIGEALRVEAYLATGKKAASLYAKAVTYLAASPSAFEHAAARVEYGIATRSTAELNRGLTLAESCGADGLVEKAQEALARIG; encoded by the coding sequence ATGACGGAGGCACGGCCCGATGCGGCCGCCTCGGCTTCCCTGTGGGAGCGCGACGCGGAGATCGCCGTCATCACACAGGCGATCGACGAACTCCGTGCCGACAAGGCGTCCCCGGGCAGTGTCCTGGTGTTCAGCGGCGAGGCGGGCATCGGCAAGACCGCCCTCCTCACCGAGGCCCGCCGGATCGCCGAGGAACGCGGCTGTACGGCCTGGTACGCACGCGGCGGCGAGACCGTCACATCCGTCCCCTTCAACGTCGTACGGCAGTTGCTGCAACCCGCGTTGCTGGGGCTGCTGGAGGGGGAGACACGCGACTACCTGGGCGACTGGTACGACATCGCCGGACCGGCGCTCGGGCTCGTCGAGCCGGGCGGGACACCGGCCGACCCGCAGCACGTGTGCGACGGGATCGTCGCCGCTGTGAACCGCCTCGCCCGGCGGACCTGGCCGCTCGTGCTCCTGATCGACGACGCCCACTGGGCCGACCAGGAGACCCTGCACTGGCTGTCCGAACTCACCGGACGGCTCACCGAGATGTGCGTCCTCGTCGTGGTCGCCCGCCGCCCCGGCGAGGCCACCGGCGAGCGGGCCCGCCATCTCCAGTCGGTCGCCGCCGACGCCGCCCCCGTCACCAGGATCAGCGCGCTCACCCCCGAAGCCGCCGCCGGGCTCACCCGCACCGCGGTCGGTGAACATGCGGACGACGCGTTCTGCCGCGAGGTGTGGGCCGTCACCGGCGGCAACCCGTACCTCACGGTCGAACTCCTCGCCAAGGTGAAGGACAGCCAGCTGGACCCGGTCGAGGACTCCGCCGCCAAACTCCGCGCGCTGAACAACACGGCGCGTGGGGACGGCCTCGTCGCCCGCCTCGAAAAACTCGGCGTCGAAGCCACGCGTTTCGCCTGGGCCGCGGCCATCCTCCACACCGGTATCACCGTGGACATCGTGGCCCGCCTCGCCTCCCTGTCCCGGGACACGGCGAAGGAGTGCGCCGACCTGCTGACCCAGGCGCGCATCCTCACCGAGCCCGACCCGGCCAACCGGCAGGTGGACGACGGCGACCTGGAGTTCGTGCACCCGCTGATCGCCACCGCCGTCTACGACTCGATCCCGCCGGGCGTCCGCACCGCGTTCCACGGAGTGGCCGCGACCGTCGTCACCGAGTCCGGGCGCGGCCCCGCGGCCGCCTCCCGCCACCTCATCGAAGTGCACCCGGACGGCGAGGCCGATCTGGTCGAGCAGTTGCGGGCCGCCGCGACGGAACACCTCGCCGTGGGCGCCCCGGACGCTGCCCGCCGCTGTCTGGAGCGAGCGCTGAAGGAGCCTCCGCTGCCGGACGTCCGGGCCAGCGTGCTCTACGAACTGGGCTGCGCCACCCTCCTCACCTCACCCGCCACCACCGTCGAATACCTCCGCTCGGCGCTCGCCGAACCGGGCCTCGACAGCGCCGAGCGCGTGGACGCCGTCTTCCGTCTCTCCCAGGTGCTGCTCCACAACGACCAGTTGGAGGAGGCCGTCCGCACGGTCGACGCGGAGGCCGCCCGGCTGGAACCGGGCCCGGCCCGGATGCGGCTTCAGGCCGCGCACTACATGTGGGAGGTCATCCACGCCGACGTGGAGCTCTCGCCGACCCGTTCCCGGGAGCTCGCCGCCCTCGCCGCGACCTGCACCGGGAATGACAACTCCGAGCGCGCGCTGCTCATCCTGCGCGGCTTCGACGCGGTGGCGCGGGGCGAGAACGCCGAGGAGGTCGTCGAGTTCTGCGACCGCGCCCTCGTCAACGGCCGCCTGGCACCGGGCCTCGGCTGGACCGACAGCGAATGGGGCATCGAACTGCTGCTGATGCTGGCCATCGCCTACGCCTACGCGGACCGGCTCGACCGGGCGGAGAGCCTCTACACGGAGGCCCTGCGCACCTACGAGACCGCCGGGTGGACCGGCGGCCATCTCGCCCTGGCCCACGCCTACGTGGGACACGGACATCGCATGCGGGGCCGTCTCAAGGACGCGGAGAAATCCCTGCGCAAGTCGCTGGCCTACGCCGAACGGGTCGGCCGCGGACTGCCCCTGCACTGGACGTCGACCTGCAATCTCGTCGACACGCTGCTCGCCCGCGGCCATGTCCAGGAGGCCTGGAACGTCGCCGAGGAGCAGCGCTTCGCGCCCCCGTACCCGTCCACCATCGTGCTGCCCGACCCCCGCTCCGTACGGGGCCGGCTGCTGCTCGCCGTCGGCCGTACCAAGGACGGCATCAACGAACTGGAGGCCGCCGAGAAGGCGGCGGCCGCCCGGGGGCACCACAACACGGTCATCGCTCCCTGGGGCGGAGACCTCGCCCGCGCCCTCGCCTCCGAGGACCCGCGCCGCGCCGCCGAACTCGCCGTGACCGTCCGCCGCCGTGCCGAACGCCTCGGCACGGACACCGCCATCGGAGAAGCACTGCGCGTCGAGGCCTACCTCGCCACCGGCAAAAAGGCCGCCTCCCTGTACGCCAAGGCGGTCACCTACCTGGCGGCCTCACCCTCCGCCTTCGAGCACGCCGCGGCCCGCGTCGAATACGGCATCGCCACCCGCTCGACCGCAGAACTCAACCGGGGCCTGACCCTGGCCGAGTCCTGCGGCGCGGACGGCCTGGTCGAGAAGGCACAGGAGGCACTCGCCCGGATCGGCTGA
- a CDS encoding DUF2510 domain-containing protein, with amino-acid sequence MTQVTPPGWYPDPGQTNDAPATERWWDGKAWTDQVRPAGSAAGFGPPAYPPGAGPYPPGAGPYPPGAGAHPGYPGYPVAAPKRGLRTGIAVAVAAAVLASIGVGVYALTSNDGGSEGSTTSQGSGGQNGQGGADGGPGGNSGGQGGPGGSGGSGGQTPAPDGSGQPPQTEEGYATDSASGISIPVPDGWVASPLQIGVQVTTEASYECPADASKTCTRGGAYSMPAEVLKLKATTAEAAAKEDIAQSAEAAYGTEGYGKITSHEELASEAVTVAGEKGYFVRWKVVTSKGDDGYVESLAFPSPADSSQLVVVRFGIDVSDEAPEQTVIDDITKGIKKASISGGSGQDV; translated from the coding sequence ATGACGCAGGTGACTCCTCCCGGCTGGTACCCCGATCCCGGGCAGACAAATGACGCGCCCGCCACCGAGCGCTGGTGGGACGGCAAGGCATGGACGGACCAGGTCCGGCCCGCGGGTTCGGCCGCGGGGTTCGGTCCCCCGGCCTACCCGCCGGGCGCGGGCCCGTACCCGCCGGGGGCCGGCCCCTACCCGCCCGGGGCCGGGGCCCATCCCGGGTACCCGGGATACCCGGTCGCGGCTCCGAAGCGCGGCCTGCGCACCGGGATAGCCGTCGCCGTGGCGGCGGCGGTCCTGGCCAGCATCGGGGTCGGCGTGTACGCCCTGACCAGCAACGACGGTGGCAGTGAGGGCAGTACGACGTCCCAGGGCTCCGGCGGGCAGAACGGCCAGGGCGGTGCCGACGGCGGGCCGGGCGGCAACTCCGGCGGCCAGGGCGGACCCGGTGGGTCGGGCGGCTCAGGCGGCCAGACCCCGGCGCCCGACGGGTCCGGGCAGCCGCCGCAGACCGAGGAGGGGTACGCCACCGACTCGGCCAGCGGCATCAGCATCCCGGTGCCCGACGGCTGGGTCGCCTCGCCGTTGCAGATCGGCGTGCAGGTGACGACGGAGGCGTCGTACGAATGCCCGGCCGACGCCTCGAAGACCTGCACGCGCGGCGGCGCCTACTCCATGCCCGCCGAGGTGCTGAAGCTGAAGGCCACCACGGCCGAGGCGGCGGCCAAGGAGGACATCGCCCAGAGCGCCGAGGCGGCCTACGGCACCGAGGGCTACGGGAAGATCACCTCGCACGAGGAGCTGGCCTCCGAGGCGGTGACCGTGGCCGGCGAGAAGGGCTACTTCGTGCGCTGGAAGGTGGTCACGAGCAAGGGCGACGACGGCTATGTCGAGTCGCTCGCGTTCCCGTCCCCGGCCGACTCCTCGCAACTCGTCGTGGTCCGCTTCGGCATCGACGTGAGCGACGAGGCGCCCGAGCAGACGGTCATCGACGACATCACCAAGGGCATCAAGAAGGCGTCGATCAGCGGCGGCAGCGGTCAGGACGTGTGA
- a CDS encoding TetR/AcrR family transcriptional regulator yields MTSQAADGPETAVASRRSKLTPEREQEFFDAVLEQIRECGYDSVTMEGVAASTRCSKSTLYRQWRTKPQFVAAALRARRSARFGGIDTGTLAGDLREVARHAGEGYVLEGRLFQALGHAVVQDEELQSALRDALVEPEIEALKAMIDRGVARGEVPEDHPALEFIPAQIFGVLRARPVLEGQDADETYIIKFIEAAVLPTLGLT; encoded by the coding sequence ATGACGTCGCAGGCAGCGGACGGGCCGGAGACGGCCGTCGCCTCGCGCCGCTCCAAGCTCACGCCCGAGCGTGAGCAGGAGTTCTTCGACGCCGTGCTCGAACAGATCCGTGAGTGCGGTTACGACTCGGTGACCATGGAGGGCGTCGCCGCGAGCACGCGGTGCAGCAAGTCGACGCTCTACCGTCAGTGGAGGACGAAGCCGCAGTTCGTGGCCGCCGCGCTGCGCGCGCGCCGCAGTGCCCGCTTCGGCGGGATCGACACCGGCACCCTCGCCGGGGACCTGCGCGAGGTGGCCCGGCACGCCGGTGAGGGCTACGTCCTGGAGGGCCGGCTGTTCCAGGCGCTCGGCCACGCGGTCGTCCAGGACGAGGAGTTGCAGTCGGCCCTGCGTGACGCGCTGGTCGAGCCGGAGATCGAGGCGCTCAAGGCGATGATCGACCGTGGTGTCGCCCGGGGCGAGGTCCCCGAGGACCACCCCGCGCTGGAGTTCATCCCGGCGCAGATCTTCGGCGTGCTGCGGGCCCGCCCGGTCCTGGAGGGCCAGGACGCGGACGAGACGTACATCATCAAGTTCATCGAGGCGGCCGTGCTCCCGACGCTCGGCCTTACCTGA
- a CDS encoding phosphatase PAP2 family protein, whose product MECRTEPAEERAAAIPRPPLVREFLLVAGLFLVYKFGRALADGHTAEAFRNAHQVWDWERALGLPGEGSVQSALLHGDTLVHIANVYYATVHFPATAAFLVWLYLRRPAHYVWARRVLAALTAAALLLHLAFPLAPPRMLDVAGLVDTGQAYGPTVYSATPATDSMANQFAAMPSLHFGWALMVAVGLIAATRSRLRWLWLLHPLVTLIVIVGTANHYWLDAIVAGALLAGALAAIQLPQRTATTAGQRSPALVPAEEPVLVGAGR is encoded by the coding sequence ATGGAATGCCGCACCGAGCCTGCAGAAGAGCGGGCGGCCGCGATACCGCGGCCGCCGCTCGTCCGTGAGTTCCTGCTCGTCGCAGGGCTCTTCCTCGTCTACAAGTTCGGCCGGGCACTGGCCGACGGCCACACCGCGGAGGCCTTCCGCAACGCCCACCAGGTGTGGGACTGGGAACGGGCCCTGGGTCTGCCGGGCGAGGGCTCCGTGCAGTCCGCGCTGCTGCACGGCGACACGCTGGTCCACATCGCGAACGTCTACTACGCGACCGTCCACTTCCCGGCCACCGCGGCCTTCCTGGTCTGGCTCTATCTGCGGCGCCCCGCGCACTACGTCTGGGCGCGCCGTGTCCTCGCCGCCCTCACCGCCGCCGCCCTGCTGCTGCACCTCGCCTTCCCGCTGGCCCCGCCGCGGATGCTGGACGTCGCGGGCCTCGTCGACACCGGACAGGCGTACGGGCCGACGGTCTACTCCGCGACCCCGGCGACGGACTCCATGGCGAACCAGTTCGCGGCGATGCCCTCGCTGCACTTCGGCTGGGCCCTGATGGTCGCGGTCGGCCTGATCGCCGCGACCCGCTCCCGGCTGCGTTGGCTCTGGCTGCTGCACCCGCTGGTGACCCTGATCGTGATCGTCGGCACCGCGAACCACTACTGGCTGGACGCGATCGTGGCGGGCGCGCTGCTCGCCGGCGCCCTGGCCGCGATCCAGCTCCCGCAGCGGACGGCCACGACCGCCGGGCAGCGTTCCCCGGCCCTCGTACCGGCCGAGGAGCCCGTCCTGGTGGGAGCGGGCCGATGA
- a CDS encoding phosphocholine-specific phospholipase C, producing MPEVNRRRFLQVAGATTAFSALSASIQRAAALPAYHGSGTIEDVEHIVVLMQENRSFDHYFGALRGVRGFGDPHPVTLDNGRSVWHQSDGTKDVLPFHPEADDLGMQFLEGLPHSWPDGHAAYNKGKYDKWVPAKGTTTMAYLTREDIPFHYALADTFTVCDAYYCSFIGSTDPNRYYMWSGYTGNDGKGGGPVLGNDEVGYDWTTYPERLEAAGISWKIYQDIGDGLDAAGSWGWIQDAYRGNYGDNSLLYFNKYRGAKPGDPWYDKARTGTDVKAGDGYFDLLKADVKAGKLPQISWITAPEAFSEHSNWPSNYGAWYISQVLDALTSNPAVWAKTALFITYDENDGFFDHLVPPLPPRDASHGKSTVDVGPDLFAGSSTHVAGPYGLGPRVPMLVVSPWSKGGYVCSETLDHTSIVRFMERRFGVKEPNISPWRRAICGDLTAAFDFSRKDSRPAALPDTDGYEPPDRERHPDYRPTVPAVTGMPRQERGLRPARPLKYAPKVDGSADPKAGTFTLTFASGGKAGGTFLVTSGNRTDGPWTYTTEAGKSVSDTWSPASSDGSYDLTVRGPNGFLRVFKGQGKTGGPEVTARHVGDDVELTFTNKGSGTVSLKVDSAYGGRSRTVKVRAGATVRHVVDLRASRRWYDLTVTSGTSFLRRFAGHVENGRPGVSDPALGGPSGA from the coding sequence ATGCCTGAAGTCAACCGGCGGCGATTCCTCCAAGTAGCGGGCGCCACTACCGCGTTCAGCGCACTGTCGGCCAGCATCCAGCGGGCCGCGGCGCTGCCCGCCTACCACGGTTCCGGCACGATCGAGGATGTCGAGCACATCGTCGTCCTGATGCAGGAGAACCGGTCCTTCGATCACTATTTCGGCGCGCTGAGAGGGGTGCGGGGCTTCGGTGACCCGCATCCGGTGACGCTGGACAACGGCAGATCGGTGTGGCACCAGTCGGACGGCACGAAGGACGTGCTGCCGTTCCACCCCGAGGCCGACGACCTCGGGATGCAGTTCCTGGAGGGCCTGCCGCACAGCTGGCCCGACGGGCACGCCGCCTACAACAAGGGCAAGTACGACAAGTGGGTGCCGGCCAAGGGCACCACGACCATGGCGTACCTGACCCGTGAGGACATCCCGTTCCACTACGCCCTCGCCGACACGTTCACCGTCTGCGACGCCTACTACTGCTCGTTCATCGGCTCGACCGACCCGAACCGCTACTACATGTGGTCCGGCTACACGGGCAACGACGGCAAGGGCGGCGGCCCCGTCCTCGGTAACGACGAGGTCGGCTACGACTGGACGACCTACCCCGAGCGCCTCGAAGCGGCCGGGATCTCCTGGAAGATCTACCAGGACATCGGCGACGGACTGGACGCGGCCGGCTCCTGGGGCTGGATACAGGACGCCTACCGCGGCAACTACGGCGACAACTCGCTGCTCTACTTCAACAAGTACCGGGGCGCGAAGCCCGGCGACCCCTGGTACGACAAGGCCCGCACCGGTACGGACGTGAAGGCCGGCGACGGCTACTTCGACCTGCTGAAGGCGGACGTCAAGGCGGGCAAGCTGCCGCAGATCTCCTGGATCACCGCGCCCGAGGCCTTCTCCGAGCACTCCAACTGGCCCTCGAACTACGGCGCCTGGTACATCTCCCAGGTCCTGGACGCGCTCACCTCCAACCCGGCCGTCTGGGCGAAGACCGCGCTGTTCATCACGTACGACGAGAACGACGGCTTCTTCGACCACCTCGTGCCGCCGCTGCCGCCGCGCGACGCGTCCCACGGCAAGTCCACGGTCGACGTCGGCCCGGACCTCTTCGCGGGCAGCTCGACCCATGTCGCCGGGCCGTACGGTCTCGGCCCGCGGGTGCCGATGCTGGTCGTCTCGCCCTGGAGCAAGGGCGGATACGTCTGCTCCGAGACCCTCGACCACACCTCGATCGTACGGTTCATGGAGCGCCGGTTCGGGGTGAAGGAGCCGAACATCTCGCCGTGGCGGCGGGCCATCTGCGGTGACCTCACCGCCGCGTTCGACTTCTCCCGCAAGGACAGCCGGCCGGCCGCGCTGCCGGACACCGACGGGTACGAGCCGCCGGACCGGGAGCGCCACCCCGACTACCGGCCGACCGTGCCGGCCGTCACCGGCATGCCTCGGCAGGAGCGGGGACTGCGCCCGGCCCGGCCGCTCAAGTACGCGCCCAAGGTGGATGGTTCGGCCGATCCGAAGGCCGGGACCTTCACCCTCACGTTCGCCTCCGGCGGCAAGGCGGGCGGTACGTTCCTCGTCACCTCCGGCAACCGCACGGACGGGCCCTGGACGTACACCACCGAGGCCGGCAAGTCCGTCTCGGACACCTGGAGCCCGGCCTCCTCGGACGGCTCGTACGACCTGACGGTGCGCGGTCCCAACGGCTTCCTGCGGGTCTTCAAGGGGCAGGGGAAGACGGGCGGGCCTGAGGTGACCGCGCGGCATGTCGGCGACGACGTCGAACTGACCTTCACCAACAAGGGCTCGGGCACGGTGAGTCTGAAGGTCGACAGTGCGTACGGCGGGCGCTCCCGCACGGTCAAGGTGCGGGCCGGGGCGACCGTCCGGCACGTCGTGGATCTGCGGGCGAGTCGGCGTTGGTACGACCTGACCGTCACCTCCGGCACGTCGTTCCTCCGGAGGTTCGCCGGGCACGTGGAGAACGGGCGGCCCGGGGTGAGCGATCCGGCGCTCGGGGGGCCGTCGGGCGCCTAG
- a CDS encoding XdhC family protein, with amino-acid sequence MLNIADTLHRWCREARPFALATVVDVRGSAPLPTGTSVAVDADGNVVGSISGGCVEGAVHDLCRQVLCDRGAPQRAWFGYSDDDAFAVGLTCGGELDVLVQRVDPASDPDLGAALDEIVQGRPTAVAQVVDGPADLVGRMLCVLADGTASYGTLDGGQTDRAVTAQAGALLRSGRTARIELGGDADTCPDRLSVLVHVAASRPRMLIFGAVDFAAALSQAGNFLGYHVTVCDARPVFATRARFPHADEVVVDWPHRYLQRTKVDARTAVCVLTHDAKFDIPLLRLALDLPVGYVGAMGSRRTHEQRLRLLCEQGVTDEHLARLHSPIGLDLGARTPEETAVSIVAEVIASTNGGSGFPLSRGTGPIHRPVPDPSSAAGGRPSLDTVAVAAAPV; translated from the coding sequence ATGCTGAACATCGCGGACACACTGCACCGCTGGTGCCGCGAAGCGCGCCCCTTCGCCCTGGCCACCGTCGTCGACGTCCGTGGCAGCGCACCCCTGCCGACCGGTACCTCGGTCGCTGTCGACGCCGACGGCAACGTGGTCGGCAGTATCTCCGGCGGCTGTGTCGAGGGAGCCGTCCACGACCTGTGCCGGCAGGTGCTGTGCGACCGAGGCGCCCCCCAGCGCGCCTGGTTCGGCTACTCCGACGACGACGCCTTCGCCGTCGGCCTGACCTGCGGCGGCGAACTCGACGTCCTCGTCCAGCGCGTCGATCCCGCTTCCGACCCCGATCTCGGCGCCGCCCTGGATGAGATCGTCCAGGGCAGGCCCACCGCCGTGGCGCAGGTCGTCGACGGCCCTGCCGACCTGGTGGGCCGCATGCTGTGCGTCCTCGCCGACGGCACCGCTTCCTACGGAACCCTGGACGGAGGGCAGACGGACCGCGCGGTGACCGCACAGGCGGGCGCCCTGCTACGGTCCGGACGTACCGCCCGCATCGAGCTGGGCGGAGACGCCGACACCTGCCCGGACCGGCTGTCCGTCCTCGTCCACGTGGCTGCGTCCCGCCCCCGCATGCTGATCTTCGGGGCCGTCGACTTCGCGGCGGCCCTCAGCCAGGCCGGGAACTTTCTCGGTTACCACGTCACCGTCTGCGACGCCCGCCCGGTCTTCGCCACGCGCGCCCGCTTCCCGCACGCCGACGAGGTCGTGGTCGACTGGCCCCACCGCTACCTGCAACGCACGAAAGTGGATGCCCGTACCGCCGTCTGCGTCCTCACCCACGACGCCAAGTTCGACATCCCCCTGCTACGGCTGGCCCTCGACCTGCCCGTCGGCTACGTCGGGGCCATGGGATCGCGGCGTACGCACGAACAGCGTCTTCGCCTCCTGTGCGAACAGGGCGTGACCGACGAACACCTCGCCCGTCTGCACTCCCCGATCGGCCTCGACCTCGGAGCCCGCACACCCGAAGAGACGGCCGTCTCCATCGTGGCCGAGGTCATTGCCTCGACCAACGGCGGGAGCGGTTTCCCCCTCTCCCGGGGGACGGGCCCGATCCACCGTCCGGTGCCCGACCCGTCCAGCGCGGCCGGCGGCCGGCCCAGCCTCGACACCGTAGCCGTAGCCGCAGCGCCCGTGTAG